The Maylandia zebra isolate NMK-2024a linkage group LG4, Mzebra_GT3a, whole genome shotgun sequence genome includes a window with the following:
- the wizb gene encoding protein Wiz isoform X1 encodes MEPEGEPLTPGTSYGPVPIDSAQNPVTPTFLNSTLESSCSPNLRDGLISAKCLWGLTGEERSKQSEGPQSSANQGRSAQRRFKSSAFPSSLSWDSDSEKETLDEEELQNFSNPHGLAAHSPGSPSSGLRLDSEDDQVPDKMQHFHSKTGMSTPAEGHSDNNESTKTEEPNTSQPGQTELADSKFWNVSEGAEPFLSKVKPKEGCQMEEEEVVLDNGEGEKKPKGKETKEPERDVYTFPGDSDQESPPPAPWAHCTFIQRCRKKRVLLRPFSGLGTLKRTLPETAKLARPSPQKSETVQLNRGGGVYDFEEVSFGEGGVEPIKFRDRGGRRDKEGEESGAETDKEIFTCVECSIYFKKQVHLQEHMIEHNQSGAGGVRRLGKGSRFRCTECGWNLPNRLALADHHRRHEESRLKILEEIEKLNENGKAKEFQTLDSKVLKNRSIDPTVIENTGPGSILSKVVDPDTVKSPPLSPVSTLDIDPGVLDLNTPLPNSVRTPTQTRALSAYRRRFICTKCNFSTRTSQALANHSKTHTRKKPTLQSDSSSSGSPLSLASTSLTCGHCGFLTSSESILREHQALVHPGEIDESGQRLKASMGARIFKPNLDPEFVSESGSQHDATQGKSQRAVTASDDSRTPDGTTARPVRQVVCNRRFSTRGKPWTDLAKLDTTGDGEKLPESEEEEQDQDQKSEFKTELCREEESSSVAVRPQTRAQSNMDDGSSLQSAPLPLPTKKSEKDDDKKEAEKDGKVFFLRRSTRVAAAPVEIDSDDDEDIDEERVRRFLSEGVLDEDLDEIDEDTEALKSVERKCPYCPDRFHNGIGLANHVRGHLNRVGVSYNVRHFISPEEVNAIEKKFSYQKKKKKVANFDPDTFSVMHCEFCSAGFDTRAGLSSHARAHLRDFGITNWDVTISPIHILRELFSSRPDLVIPTAPPRSSGSPVEEDEDDDEDERDLEDEGEGIVKVKLEEETSERTLSAAVSDVLPSASPQSWKKRDGAEECKGDDEEGAEEEDEEELQQLSALDGLSSSPGKTGPRGVNTDSLSPGEDADTADNNLKCEVCEAQFETKRGLSIHARSHLRQLGITVSDGSGTSIELLRRIAKERKISSSLQEPLIAESPSPSVAPKDEDMDLDEKPIPLSLLAKAAKAVPLSSSSTPSPGASPAPAHSGSPSSVVKKAPISSLLPVSSPLRSPEHKAGGMKNLTSNLSGSTTAKPLWAPEENDAPLNLTLEVDPNKDIVCQLCGAWFETRKGLSSHARAHLRHFGVEYSESKGSPISLLNRLIDTDDFKHKASALQLDNHTEPRSLAPTTLSSSKPSLLTLSSSSSSSLLYKVTTTGSGSTSKATSSSASSILGPPAKRLKSSSMQVFRLSSGELMALPHSEPPKEIGCEFCGEYFENRKGLSSHARSHLRQMGITEWSVNGSPIDTLREIITRRGLPCALPLKPLKTPPPSSPGPPRSPLSVSSSPSATLLSRLPFAFARPSSPQPAVSKSSSAPSTPSSGLILKLKPEPVQVEVTTPGAVGRSGGFSAESLNSSWRSSDSAFPLNLAMAHEVEPTRDIRCEFCGEYFENRKGLSSHARSHLRQMGITEWSVNGSPIDTLREVMHKRGVGGSSQSDQGVKKESSQGANSPSWESTGGASGSEGLGASGYQSSKFRKSPLSLQQSGSRLHKQGVGSVGPSATPSAGKFFRMSPLGKRPLSEEAQSVEAAHSSPHQLKTFSSLPHDFSFKRKPSPDKHAHQDPSCELCGFFFENRKALASHARAHLRQFGVTEWCVNGSPIETLSAWMRSRPQKVLEMHRSYMQGNRTTLKKKSSSPLTADSDHILPISSQKASSSSSSSQWSSSLAVSLVRPLSHEVSQGSSKTAEEETGTNFQGAPIRAGRSSPSLSRLGSGHTLQAQVARSELNVRLPRGFERRPLKHPSCPDGTERDSGPPKPPRTGTVPALVPKPPSYPLVKVVGKFYTLKCRFCEVEFHGPLSVQEDWIRHLQQHILKMNYNKPAAAKATATEPPALADDPVPVQASVPASTSTSRTTSTAPALTSTSNSNTTPKSLSPSPVDECAPAITATEIVQVSEEQPTLTPTPIPLPTQTAGV; translated from the exons ACTTGATAGTGAAGATGACCAAGTACCTGATAAAATGCAACACTTCCATAGTAAGACTGGCATGTCTACACCCGCTGAGGGGCACAGTGATAACAATGAGAGCACAAAGACAGAGGAGCCAAATACATCCCAGCCTGGCCAAACAGAAT TAGCAGACAGCAAATTCTGGAATGTATCTGAGGGAGCTGAGCCATTCCTGTCTAAAGTAAAACCAAAGGAAGGTTGCcaaatggaggaggaggaggtggtgctgGACAAcggggagggagaaaaaaagccCAAGGGAAAGGAAACCAAGGAGCCTGAGAGAGATGTGTACACCTTCCCCGGAGACTCAGACCAAGAGagtccccctcctgccccctgGGCTCATTGCACATTCATTCAGCGGTGCAGAAAAAAGAGGGTCTTGCTCAGGCCCTTCTCAGGACTTGGCACCTTAAAGCGTACGTTGCCTGAGACTGCCAAATTGGCAAGACCTAGTCCTCAAAAATCTGAAACAGTACAGCTAAATCGAGGTGGAGGGGTTTATGACTTTGAGGAGGTCAGCTTTGGAGAGGGAGGGGTGGAACCCATAAAGTTCAGAGACAGAGGTGGGAGAAGAGacaaagaaggagaagaaagtgGAGCGGAGACAGATAAAGAGATTTTCACGTGTGTCGAGTGtagcatttattttaaaaagcaggtCCACCTGCAAGAACACATGATTGAGCACAATCAGAGTGGCGCAGGGGGTGTCAGGCGGTTAGGAAAGGGCAGCCGCTTTCGGTGCACTGAGTGTGGATGGAACCTGCCAAATCGACTTGCACTTGCTGACCACCATAGAAGGCACGAAGAGTCACGACTGAAGATCCTGGAAGAAATTGAGAAACTGAATGAAAATGGGAAAGCAAAAGAATTTCAGACACTGGACAGCAAGGTGTTGAAAAATAGAAGCATAGACCCGACAGTTATAGAAAATACTGGCCCAGGCTCAATACTAAGCAAGGTGGTAGACCCAGACACGGTCAAATCTCCACCTCTATCGCCAGTGTCAACACTGGATATAGACCCAGGAGTCCTTGACCTAAATACACCCCTGCCAAATTCAGTTCGAACTCCAACTCAGACCCGAGCTCTCTCTGCCTACCGTCGCCGCTTTATCTGTACCAAGTGTAACTTCAGCACAAGAACATCCCAAGCACTAGCTAATCACTCCAAGACCCACACCAGGAAAAAGCCCACTCTCCAGTCAGATTCTTCTTCCTCTGGCTCACCACTGAGTTTGGCATCTACTTCCCTGACCTGTGGTCACTGTGGCTTCCTGACCTCAAGTGAATCCATACTGAGGGAACACCAGGCACTCGTTCATCCAGGAGAGATCGACGAGTCTGGACAGCGTTTAAAGGCTAGTATGGGAGCAAGAATTTTTAAACCCAACCTAGACCCTGAGTTCGTCTCTGAGTCCGGATCTCAGCATGACGCAACTCAAGGCAAAAGCCAGCGAGCAGTTACTGCTTCTGATGACAGCAGAACACCAGACGGCACTACAGCTCGGCCTGTGAGACAGGTGGTCTGTAACAGGAGATTCAGCACAAGAGGCAAACCTTGGACTGATCTGGCCAAGCTTGACACCACTGGGGATGGTGAAAAGCTGCCTGAGAGTGAAGAGGAAGAGCAGGACCAAGATCAGAAGTCAGAGTTTAAGACAGAGCTGTGTCGGGAAGAGGAAAGCTCATCAGTGGCAGTCAGGCCTCAGACTAGAGCACAATCCAACATGG ATGATGGCTCATCGCTGCAGAGTGCTCCATTACCGCTCCCCACCAAGAAGAGCGAAAAGGACGATGACAAGAAGGAAGCGGAAAAAGACGGGAAGGTTTTCTTTCTGAGGAGGAGCACCAGGGTCGCTGCCGCTCCTGTAGAAATTGACAGCGACGACGACGAAGACATTGACGAGGAACGCGTGCGACGTTTCCTGTCAGAGGGCGTCCTGGATGAAGACTTAGACGAGATTGATGAGGACACAGAGGCGCTGAAGAGCGTGGAGAGGAAATGCCCCTACTGCCCCGATCGATTTCATAATGGAATTGGGCTTGCCAATCACGTGAGAGGCCACCTGAACCGTGTGGGCGTCAGCTACAACGTGCGTCACTTCATATCCCCGGAGGAAGTCAACGCGATTGAGAAGAAGTTTTCTtatcagaagaagaaaaaaaaag TTGCCAACTTTGACCCGGACACTTTCAGCGTGATGCACTGCGAGTTCTGTAGTGCTGGCTTCGATACCCGGGCTGGCCTGTCGAGCCACGCTCGGGCCCACCTCCGTGACTTCGGCATCACTAACTGGGATGTTACCATCTCCCCGATCCACATCTTGAGGGAGCTGTTCTCCAGCAGGCCTGACCTCGTAATCCCCACGGCTCCCCCTCGGAGTTCTGGCTCTCCAGTGGAGGAAGACGAGGACGATGATGAAGACGAGAGAGACCTAGAGGATGAAGGGGAGGGAATTGTTAAAGTaaagctggaggaggagacaaGCGAAAGGACcctgagtgctgctgtttctgatgtgcTGCCTTCAGCATCTCCCCAATCCTGGAAGAAGCGGGACGGAGCAGAAGAGTGTAAAG GCGATGACGAGGAGGGagcagaggaagaagatgaggaggagctgcagcagctttCAGCCCTGGACGGTTTGAGCTCAAGCCCCGGGAAAACGGGTCCGCGCGGCGTGAACACGGACAGCCTCTCTCCTGGGGAGGATGCAGACACCGCGG ACAACAACTTGAAGTGTGAGGTGTGCGAAGCTCAGTTTGAGACCAAGCGCGGCCTCTCCATCCACGCCCGCTCTCACTTGCGCCAGCTGGGCATCACCGTTTCAGACGGCAGCGGGACCTCCATTGAGCTCCTCCGCCGGATTGCCAAGGAGCGCAAAATAAGCTCGTCTCTTCAGGAGCCACTCATAGCTGAGAGCCCCTCCCCGTCCGTTGCCCCAAAAGATGAGGACATGGACTTAGACGAGAAACCCATCCCTCTGTCCCTCTTGGCCAAAGCAGCGAAAGCAGTGCCGCTCTCGTCCTCCTCCACACCTTCTCCGGGCGCCTCTCCAGCTCCGGCTCACTCTGGCTCCCCTTCCTCGGTAGTGAAGAAAGCCCCCATTTCCTCTCTACTACCTGTGTCTTCCCCCTTGCGCTCTCCTGAGCACAAGGCAGGGGGCATGAAAAACTTGACCTCTAACCTCTCCGGCTCAACAACAGCCAAACCCCTCTGGGCGCCAGAGGAGAATGATGCTCCTCTTAACCTCA CACTGGAGGTTGACCCCAACAAAGACATTGTTTGTCAGCTGTGCGGCGCCTGGTTTGAAACCCGGAAAGGCTTATCCAGCCATGCTCGAGCTCACCTGCGGCACTTTGGGGTGGAGTACTCGGAATCGAAGGGGTCTCCCATCAGCCTCCTGAACCGGCTCATCGACACGGATGACTTTAAGCACAAAGCCAGTGCATTGCAGCTCGACAACCACACAGAGCCACGGAGCCTCGCCCCCACTACGCTCTCCTCCTCAAAGCCATCCTTGCTGacactctcctcctcttcctcttcatcactCCTGTACAAGGTGACCACGACCGGGAGTGGATCAACATCCAAAGCTACCTCTTCCTCTGCCTCATCTATACTTGGCCCACCTGCCAAGCGTCTCAAGTCCTCTTCCATGCAGGTCTTCCGCCTCAGTAGTGGGGAACTCATGGCCCTTCCACACA GTGAACCTCCAAAGGAGATAGGCTGTGAATTCTGTGGGGAATATTTTGAGAATCGCAAAGGGCTGTCTAGCCACGCTCGCTCTCACCTGCGTCAGATGGGCATTACCGAGTGGTCCGTCAACGGCTCACCGATCGACACCCTGAGGGAGATCATCACGAGACGGGGCCTGCCTTGCGCCCTCCCGCTAAAACCTCTCAAAACCCCACCGCCATCTTCTCCAGGACCGCCTCGTTCCCCCCTTTCGGTGTCCTCTTCTCCTTCAGCTACTCTCCTCAGTCGCCTGCCGTTCGCCTTCGCCCGCCCCTCCAGTCCTCAGCCCGCCGTGTCCAAGTCGAGCTCGGCTCCATCAACGCCTTCTAGCGGGCTGATTCTCAAGCTGAAGCCGGAGCCGGTGCAGGTAGAGGTCACCACGCCTGGAGCTGTGGGGAGATCTGGAGGGTTTTCAGCTGAGTCTCTCAACTCTAGCTGGAGGAGCTCTGACAGTGCGTTTCCTCTCAACTTAG CCATGGCCCATGAGGTGGAGCCTACGAGGGATATCCGTTGTGAGTTCTGCGGGGAATATTTTGAGAATCGCAAAGGCCTTTCTAGCCACGCCCGCTCCCACCTGCGACAGATGGGCATCACAGAGTGGTCCGTCAATGGTTCGCCCATCGACACCCTGAGGGAGGTTATGCACAAGAGAGGGGTGGGTGGCTCCTCGCAGTCAGACCAAGGAGTGAAGAAAGAGTCCAGCCAAGGAGCGAACAGTCCCTCCTGGGAGAGCACAGGGGGCGCCAGCGGCTCCGAGGGTTTGGGCGCTTCGGGTTACCAGTCCTCCAAATTCCGTAAATCTCCTCTCAGCTTGCAGCAGTCAGGGTCAAGGCTCCATAAGCAGGGTGTGGGGTCTGTGGGCCCATCTGCTACCCCATCTGCAGGGAAGTTTTTCAGGATGTCCCCACTGGGGAAAAGGCCTCTGTCTGAGGAGGCCCAGTCAGTGGAGGCTGCGCACTCATCTCCACATCAGCTTAAGACTTTCTCATCCCTTCCACATGATTTCTCCTTCAAAAGAAAACCTTCCCCAGACAAACATGCACACCAGG ATCCCAGTTGTGAGCTGTGCGGCTTCTTCTTTGAGAACCGTAAGGCTTTAGCCAGCCACGCGCGAGCCCACCTGAGGCAGTTTGGCGTGACCGAGTGGTGTGTAAATGGATCCCCTATCGAGACGCTTAGCGCTTGGATGCGTAGCAGGCCGCAAAAGGTGTTGGAGATGCACCGCAGCTACATGCAGGGTAACCGCACCACCCTAAAGAAG AAGAGCAGCTCACCGCTCACTGCGGATTCTGATCATATCCTCCCCATCTCATCGCAGAaggcttcctcttcctcctcctcctctcagtgGTCTTCTTCTTTGGCTGTCAGCCTGGTGCGTCCACTGAGCCACGAAGTCAGCCAGGGCTCTTCCAAGACTGCAGAGGAAGAAACTGGTACCAACTTCCAGGGTGCTCCCATCAGGGCTGGTCGCAGCAGTCCCAGTCTCTCGCGGCTCGGCAGCGGCCACACGCTTCAAGCACAGGTGGCGCGCAGTGAGCTCAATGTCCGCCTGCCTAGAG GTTTTGAGCGTCGGCCGTTGAAGCACCCATCTTGCCCGGACGGGACAGAGAGGGATAGCGGCCCTCCTAAGCCCCCGCGCACAGGCACCGTCCCCGCCCTGGTGCCCAAACCACCCTCCTACCCGCTGGTCAAAGTGGTGGGCAAGTTCTACACCCTGAAGTGCCG ATTCTGTGAGGTCGAGTTCCACGGTCCACTGTCGGTGCAGGAGGACTGGATCAGACACCTCCAGCAGCACATTCTCAAGATGAACTACAACAAGCCCGCTGCTGCCAAAGCAACAGCCACCGAACCACCTGCCCTAGCTGACGATCCTGTGCCGGTCCAGGCCTCTGTCCCAGCCTCCACCTCTACCTCCAGAACCACCTCTACCGCACCGGCTCTCACTTCCACCTCAAACAGCAACACGACTCCCAAGAGCCTCTCCCCCTCGCCCGTGGACGAGTGCGCTCCTGCCATCACTGCCACAGAGATAGTTCAAGTCTCAGAGGAGCAGCCAACCCTAACTCCAACTCCTATTCCTCTCCCCACCCAGACAGC TGGTGTTTAG